One Gambusia affinis linkage group LG15, SWU_Gaff_1.0, whole genome shotgun sequence genomic window carries:
- the slc25a14 gene encoding brain mitochondrial carrier protein 1 yields the protein MVNLNWKPFIYGGIASIVAEFGTFPVDLAKTRLQVQGQCQYTEVRYRGMFHAFLRIGKEEGILALYSGISPALLRQASYGTIKIGTYNSLKRMFVTHPEDETLIINIFCGVVSGVMSSMLANPTDVLKIRMQAQGSLLQGSMMSNFINIYQTEGTRGLWRGVIPTAQRAAIVVGVELPFYDVTKKHLLHSGLVGDTILTHFMSSFTCGLAGAIASNPVDVVRTRMMNQRVVSGSPMYKGTLDGVMQTWSNEGFFALYKGFWPNWLRLGPWNIIFFITFEQLKTLPF from the exons ATGGTCAACTTAAACTGGAAGCCATTCATCTACGGAGGAATAGCCTCGATTGTCGCAGAATTCG GGACATTTCCTGTGGACCTGGCTAAGACCCGGCTACAGGTCCAGGGTCAGTGCCAGTACACGGAGGTGCGCTACAGGGGCATGTTCCACGCTTTCCTTAGGATCGGCAAGGAGGAGGGAATCCTGGCGCTTTACTCTGG GATTTCCCCGGCTCTTCTAAGACAAGCTTCCTACGGTACAATCAAAATAGGAACGTACAACTCTCTGAAGAGGATGTTCGTCACTCACCCAGAAG ATGAGACATTGATCATCAACATCTTCTGTGGGGTCGTATCCGGGGTGATGTCCTCCATGCTGGCCAACCCCACTGACGTCCTCAAG aTCAGAATGCAAGCGCAGGGCAGCCTGCTGCAGGGCAGCATGATGTCCAACTTCATCAACATCTACCAGACCGAGGGCACCAGAGGGCTGTGGAGG gGTGTTATCCCCACTGCCCAGCGGGCGGCCATTGTGGTCGGAGTGGAACTTCCTTTCTATGACGTCACAAAGAAGCACCTCCTTCACTCTGGCCTCGTGGGAGACACCATCCTGACACATTTCAT GTCCAGTTTTACTTGTGGCCTGGCCGGGGCCATCGCCTCCAACCCTGTGGATGTGGTTCGAACTCGCATGATGAACCAGCGGGTTGTGTCAGGAAGCCCCATGTACAAAGGAACGCTGGATGGAGTGATGCAGACTTGGAGTAACGAGGGATTCTTTGCTCTTTATAAGGGATTCTGGCCAAATTGGCTGCGACTGGGGCCTTGGAATATCATT TTCTTCATCACGTTCGAGCAGCTGAAGACGCTCCCGTTTTAA
- the LOC122845133 gene encoding heterogeneous nuclear ribonucleoprotein A/B-like, with translation MADAENLLMETSEQNGDEDQNGAEQELMGGDDSQDSGTDGGKIDASKGEEDAGKMFVGGLSWDTSKKDLKDYFSKFGEVSDCTIKMDSNTGRSRGFGFVLFKDSASVDKVLEQKEHRLDGRQIDPKRAMAMKKEPAKKIFVGGLNPEATEEAIREYFGAFGEIETIELPIDPKSKKRRGFIFITYKDEASVKKCLEKKYHTIEGGRCELKIAQPKEVYQQQQYGTGRGGGYGGRGGRGRGGQTQSWNQGYGNYQGYGNQGYGYGGYGGYGGYGNYDYTSGYYGYGTGYDYNQGNANYGKTPRRGAHQTSYKPY, from the exons ATGGCAGACGCAGAGAATCTGCTCATGGAGACATCAGAACAGAACGGAGACGAGGACCAGAATGGAGCCGAGCAGGAGCTGATGGGGGGCGACGACAGCCAGGACAGCGGCACAGACGGTGGCAAGATCGACGCCAGCAAAGGAGAAGAGGATGCTGG aaaaatgtttgttggtGGCCTCAGCTGGGACACGAGTAAAAAAGACCTGAAGGATTACTTCAGCAAGTTTGGGGAGGTTTCAGACTGCACCATCAAAATGGACTCCAACACTGGCCGGTCCCGAGGCTTCGGCTTCGTGCTCTTTAAAGACTCTGCCAGTGTGGACAAA gtgCTGGAACAGAAAGAACACAGACTTGATGGACGTCAGATCGACCCTAAAAGGGCGATGGCAATGAAGAAAGAGCCTGCCAAGAAGATCTTCGTTGGGGGATTGAATCCTGAAGCAACCGAGGAGGCTATCAGGGAATACTTTGGCGCTTTTGGAGAG ATTGAGACCATCGAGTTGCCCATCGATCCCAAATCCAAGAAAAGGAGGGGCTTCATTTTCATCACGTATAAAGATGAAGCCAGCGTCAAGAAGTGTCTGGAGAAGAAATACCACACCATCGAAGGTGGCAGG TGTGAGCTGAAGATCGCCCAGCCGAAGGAGGTgtaccagcagcagcagtacgGGACGGGACGTGGAGGAGGATACGGAGGCCGGGGAGGAAGAGGCCGTGGAG GTCAGACCCAGAGTTGGAACCAGGGCTACGGAAACTACCAGGGATATGGCAATCAAGGCTATGGCTACGGTGGATATGGTGGATACGGTGGCTACGGCAATTATGACTACACTTCTGGTTACTATGGATACGGCACCGGATATGACTACA ACCAGGGGAATGCCAACTACGGTAAAACCCCGAGGCGGGGGGCACACCAGACCAGCTACAAGCCGTACTGA
- the btg4 gene encoding protein BTG4 — MKEEIAAAVFFTTRLVKRYGCLDNDSRERFAAALTSALFENYKNHWHPSVPTKGQAYRCLRMNRVRLQDPVLQQACERSAVRYEDLGLPLEITVWVDPGEVSCRYGERSSPFCVSVLDSCRRDGEFSRRIHEAVERASLDIQSGSSSDEEDKDMDKSMSSNSSRSLSGPCPSTGLEPKTIPTVVNPNSIYRFSEFSPGAPQTWLREKRKGFPGESFSSSTGCPPSQFSNQKSFKSSRTAFTFAGPRVDKYHWVSKFRS; from the exons ATGAAAGAGGAAATTGCTGCCGCCGTGTTTTTCACCACTCGACTGGTAAAAAGGTACGGCTGTCTGGATAACGACAGCAGGGAGCGTTTCGCTGCCGCCCTCACCTCGGCTCTGTTCGAGAACTACAAGAATCACTGGCACCCAAGTGTGCCCACCAAAGGACAGGCCTACAG GTGTCTTCGTATGAACCGTGTCAGGCTGCAGGACCCGGTGTTGCAGCAGGCCTGTGAGCGCAGCGCGGTGCGGTACGAAGACCTGGGGCTGCCCCTGGAGATCACCGTGTGGGTCGACCCTGGAGAGGTTTCTTGCAG gtACGGTGAACGTAGCTCTCCATTCTGCGTCTCGGTGTTGGACAGTTGTCGGCGCGATGGTGAATTTTCCCGACGCATCCATGAGGCTGTGGAGCGAGCAAGCCTCGACATCCAGTCAGGAAGTTCTTCTGATGAAGAAGACAAGGATATGGACAAAAGCATGAGTAGCAACAGTAGCCGCAGTCTATCAGGTCCCTGCCCTTCCACAGGCCTGGAGCCTAAAACCATCCCAACTGTCGTCAACCCCAACAGCATTTACCGG TTCAGCGAGTTCTCTCCAGGAGCTCCACAGACCTGGctgagagaaaagaggaagggTTTCCCTGGAGAGTCGTTCTCTTCCTCCACTGGATGTCCACCGTCTCAGTTCTCCAACCAGAAAAGCTTTAAATCCAGTCGCACCGCGTTTACTTTTGCGGGGCCCCGCGTTGACAAGTACCACTGGGTCTCCAAATTTCGATCTTGA
- the LOC122844923 gene encoding glucose-dependent insulinotropic receptor translates to MDQPTVQSEVKPRVMGFVLTVSALLIISTNLLVGSALLKLLLKRGCQSWCYVLNLALADTLVGVAITGLATEDFNNKFIQQRNGYIVIYPPTNGTPPAPQGKTRCLLRMSFVTSPCMASILTMFLISLDRYMAIKMPLRYSLMSGKGRTAGSLLAVWISSYTMGFLPVVVPQLQAAAPYDGFCAFFTVTHDIAIIVMYCLLFFPILSVFIYMYLDILKIACVHHKQISQIRQTSSSAEDSHHRQSQYHHHQQHHLLRSWSHVKALRTVGVLIGCFLVLWSPFFVVCIVHLLCRKCALKEVLENYLWLLGLLNSLINPLVYACWQREVRLQLSDMFSCITNRLLSASPPSVVERCHSSPPVQARACLSEGDTPSPSIRLPISSLDTNGLRLSDTTSL, encoded by the exons ATGGACCAGCCAACCGTCCAAAGTGAAGTGAAGCCTCGGGTGATGGGCTTCGTCCTGACCGTCTCTGCTCTCCTCATTATCTCCACCAATCTGCTGGTGGGCTCTGCTCTGCTGAAGCTGCTCCTGAAGCGAGGATGTCAGAGCTGGTGTTATGTCCTGAACTTGGCTCTGGCTGACACTCTGGTGGGCGTCGCCATCACTGGACTGGCCACGGAAGACTTTAACAACAAATTTATTCAGCAGCGCAATGGTTATATTGTGATTTATCCTCCCACAAACGGGACACCTCCTGCTCCGCAGGGCAAGACCCGATGTTTGCTGCGAATGTCCTTTGTGACGTCCCCCTGCATGGCGTCCATCTTGACTATGTTCCTGATCTCACTGGACCGCTATATGGCCATCAAGATGCCCCTGCGTTACTCTCTGATGTCTGGGAAAGGGAGGACAGCCGGGTCTTTACTGGCTGTGTGGATCAGTTCCTACACTATGGGATTTTTACCAG TGGTGGTGCCCCAGCTGCAGGCGGCGGCACCCTACGACGGTTTCTGTGCTTTCTTTACTGTCACCCACGACATCGCCATCATCGTTATGTACTGCCTGCTCTTCTTCCCCATCCTCTCCGTGTTCATCTACATGTACCTGGACATCCTGAAGATCGCCTGCGTCCACCACAAGCAGATCTCCCAAATCAGGCAAACCAGCTCAAGCGCTGAGGACAGCCACCACAGACAGTCCCAGTACCACCATCATCAGCAGCATCACCTGCTGCGGAGCTGGAGTCACGTCAAGGCCTTGAGGACAGTGGGGGTGCTCATTGGCTGCTTCTTGGTGCTTTGGAGTCCTTTCTTTGTGGTGTGCATTGTGCACCTTCTGTGTAGGAAGTGTGCCCTTAAGGAGGTGCTGGAGAACTACCTGTGGCTCCTGGGGCTCCTCAACTCTCTGATAAACCCTCTGGTCTATGCCTGCTGGCAGAGAGAGGTGCGGCTGCAGCTGTCCGACATGTTTTCCTGCATCACAAACAGGTTGCTGTCTGCTTCACCACCGAGTGTTGTGGAAAGATGCCACTCATCACCGCCTGTGCAGGCTCGTGCTTGTCTTTCTGAAGGAGATACGCCCAGTCCTTCGATTAGGCTACCAATCAGCAGCTTGGACACCAATGGCCTTCGCCTGTCTGACACAACCAGTTTGTGA